Proteins encoded in a region of the Longimicrobium sp. genome:
- the rplS gene encoding 50S ribosomal protein L19, which translates to MHPFIETQKEYLRDNVPSFRPGDTLRVNVRVREGDKERIQAFEGVCIGRKHGGVSETFKVRKISGGVGVERTFPLHSPMLASIELVREGRVRRAKLYYLRALRGKAARIRERGKR; encoded by the coding sequence ATGCATCCGTTCATCGAGACCCAGAAGGAATATCTCCGGGACAACGTCCCCAGCTTCCGCCCCGGCGACACCCTGCGCGTGAACGTGCGCGTGCGCGAGGGCGACAAGGAGCGCATCCAGGCGTTCGAGGGCGTCTGCATCGGCCGCAAGCACGGCGGCGTCAGCGAGACCTTCAAGGTCCGCAAGATCAGCGGCGGCGTGGGCGTGGAGCGCACGTTCCCGCTGCACTCGCCCATGCTGGCCAGCATCGAGCTGGTGCGCGAGGGCCGGGTGCGCCGGGCCAAGCTGTACTACCTGCGCGCGCTGCGCGGCAAGGCCGCCCGCATCCGCGAGCGCGGCAAGCGGTAA
- the trmD gene encoding tRNA (guanosine(37)-N1)-methyltransferase TrmD — translation MRIHVVTLFPDFFRGPLSLSIPARAAAAGLVSYDLVQLRDFTHDRHQTVDDLPYGGGSGMVMKPEPFWEAVESLAPEGAARPGGRIVLMSARGKRFTHEDAVRLAVQPELTLLCGHYKDVDHRVAEHLADEELSLGDFILSGGEVAALAVLDAVVRLLPGAISDHESASTDSFYDGELSPPSYTRPAEYRGMRVPDVLLSGDHAKIAAWRRERALGLTRERRPELLLEEHPEHG, via the coding sequence ATGCGCATCCACGTCGTCACGCTCTTCCCCGACTTCTTCCGCGGGCCGCTCTCGCTGTCCATCCCCGCGCGGGCGGCGGCGGCCGGGCTGGTGTCGTACGACCTGGTGCAGCTCCGGGACTTCACCCACGACCGCCACCAGACGGTCGACGACCTGCCGTACGGCGGCGGGAGCGGGATGGTGATGAAGCCCGAGCCGTTCTGGGAAGCCGTCGAGTCGCTGGCTCCGGAAGGGGCCGCGCGCCCCGGCGGGCGGATCGTGCTGATGTCCGCGCGGGGGAAGCGCTTCACCCACGAGGACGCGGTGCGGCTGGCCGTGCAGCCGGAGCTCACGCTCCTCTGCGGGCACTACAAGGATGTGGACCACCGCGTGGCCGAGCACCTGGCCGACGAGGAGCTGTCGCTGGGCGACTTCATCCTCTCGGGCGGCGAGGTGGCGGCGCTGGCGGTGCTGGACGCGGTGGTGCGGCTGCTCCCCGGCGCGATCTCGGACCACGAGAGCGCGTCGACCGACAGCTTCTACGACGGCGAGCTTTCGCCGCCGTCGTACACGCGCCCCGCCGAATACAGGGGAATGCGGGTGCCGGACGTGCTGCTGTCCGGCGACCACGCGAAGATCGCCGCGTGGAGGCGCGAGCGGGCCCTGGGCCTGACGCGCGAGCGGCGGCCGGAGCTGCTCCTCGAGGAGCACCCGGAGCACGGTTAG
- the rimM gene encoding ribosome maturation factor RimM (Essential for efficient processing of 16S rRNA), with translation MADAAGWLIVGGVQKPHGIKGELFVRVETDHPAAVFAPGRVLRLGDANGNPVEGSLTIERARPFKGGLLVKTAELSGRDERLDALRGRSLLIPAGDAAPLAEDETFVHQLIGLRVLAAGEPVGVVREVYDAPGGWYLGVEREGKKELLLPFVREMVTRVDPAEGVVEVDPPAGLLEL, from the coding sequence ATGGCGGACGCGGCCGGCTGGCTGATCGTCGGCGGGGTGCAGAAGCCGCACGGCATCAAGGGCGAGCTGTTCGTGCGGGTGGAAACCGACCACCCCGCGGCCGTCTTCGCCCCCGGACGCGTCCTCCGGCTGGGCGACGCGAACGGGAACCCGGTGGAGGGGTCGCTCACCATCGAGCGGGCGCGCCCCTTCAAGGGCGGGCTGCTGGTGAAGACCGCGGAGCTGTCGGGGCGCGACGAGCGGCTCGACGCGCTCCGCGGGCGCTCGCTCCTGATCCCCGCGGGCGACGCCGCGCCGCTGGCCGAGGACGAGACCTTCGTCCACCAGCTCATCGGGCTGCGCGTGCTGGCCGCCGGCGAGCCGGTCGGCGTGGTGCGCGAGGTGTACGACGCGCCGGGCGGGTGGTACCTGGGCGTGGAGCGGGAGGGGAAGAAGGAGCTCCTTCTCCCCTTCGTCCGCGAGATGGTGACGCGGGTGGACCCGGCGGAAGGCGTGGTCGAGGTCGACCCGCCGGCGGGGCTGCTGGAGCTGTGA
- the rpsP gene encoding 30S ribosomal protein S16, with amino-acid sequence MALKIRLRRMGRKKAPHYRIVIAESTMPRDGRFVTTIGHYNPTTKPETLKVDNAKAEAWLAKGAVPTDTVRSLLRKAGVGHEAGVVETVTTAVAGAASTAGKAAKGAASKAAGAASAVASAVAGAASSAASAVADVAGDAASAVAGAATSVVETVKDAAEAVAERVTGGDEAPVAASAADETAPEDDTTAADAAVEAPAAEAEAAPAAEDTAVNAQITDDAAPAEAPAAAEGEEPAQS; translated from the coding sequence ATGGCACTGAAGATTCGTCTCCGCCGCATGGGGCGGAAGAAGGCCCCGCACTACCGCATCGTCATCGCCGAGAGCACGATGCCGCGCGACGGCCGGTTCGTGACCACCATCGGCCACTACAACCCCACCACCAAGCCCGAGACCCTCAAGGTCGACAACGCGAAGGCCGAGGCGTGGCTGGCCAAGGGCGCCGTGCCCACCGACACCGTGCGCTCGCTCCTCCGCAAGGCGGGCGTGGGCCACGAGGCCGGCGTGGTGGAGACCGTGACCACCGCCGTGGCCGGCGCGGCTTCGACCGCGGGCAAGGCGGCGAAGGGCGCGGCCTCGAAGGCGGCCGGCGCGGCTTCGGCCGTCGCTTCCGCCGTGGCGGGCGCGGCCAGCAGCGCCGCCTCGGCGGTGGCCGACGTGGCGGGTGACGCGGCCTCGGCCGTGGCCGGCGCCGCCACCTCGGTGGTCGAGACGGTGAAGGACGCGGCCGAGGCGGTGGCCGAGCGCGTGACCGGCGGCGACGAGGCGCCCGTGGCGGCTTCGGCGGCCGACGAGACGGCGCCCGAGGACGACACCACCGCGGCCGACGCGGCCGTCGAGGCCCCCGCGGCCGAGGCCGAGGCCGCTCCGGCTGCCGAGGACACCGCGGTGAACGCGCAGATCACCGACGACGCCGCGCCCGCCGAGGCGCCGGCCGCCGCCGAGGGCGAGGAGCCCGCGCAGAGCTGA
- the ffh gene encoding signal recognition particle protein has protein sequence MFDQLSEKLEGVLGGLRQRGVLTEPMIREGLREIRRVLLEADVNYQVTREFMKRVEEKALGERVLKAVSPGQQLVKIVHEELTAMLGEKRAPLALAPIPPTVIMMVGLQGSGKTTTAGKLARKMKREMRQTRLVACDVYRPAAVEQLQTLGEQVGVPVYAEPGSKDVVGIAKRALELAKTERDRVVIFDTAGRLQIDEELMDELRRLKEALQPHEILFVADGMIGQESVNVAKGFDEALDVTGVVLTKMDGDARGGAALSIYGVTHKPIKFLGVGEKLDGLEEFHPDRMAGRILQQGDVVALVEKAQRSFDADEAAKLERKVMGAGRFDLEDFLVALRQFQNLGPLENLLKLIPGVNSKMLKNVKVDPQRFKHVEAIILSMTPQERKRPEMLNGQRRARIGRGSGRPVSEINQLLQQFKDMQKFMKQMKGMQGMLPKGGMPRLPFGGMPRM, from the coding sequence TTGTTCGACCAGCTCAGCGAAAAGCTCGAAGGCGTGCTCGGCGGGCTGCGCCAGCGCGGCGTGCTCACCGAGCCCATGATCCGCGAGGGGCTGCGCGAGATCCGCCGCGTGCTGCTGGAAGCCGACGTCAACTACCAGGTCACGCGCGAGTTCATGAAGCGCGTGGAAGAGAAGGCGCTCGGCGAGCGGGTGCTGAAGGCCGTGTCGCCCGGCCAGCAGCTCGTGAAGATCGTTCACGAGGAGCTGACCGCCATGCTCGGCGAGAAGCGCGCGCCCCTCGCGCTGGCCCCCATCCCCCCCACCGTGATCATGATGGTGGGGCTGCAGGGGTCGGGGAAGACGACCACCGCCGGCAAGCTCGCGCGCAAGATGAAGCGCGAGATGCGCCAGACGCGCCTGGTGGCCTGCGACGTGTACCGCCCCGCCGCCGTGGAGCAGCTGCAGACGCTGGGCGAGCAGGTAGGTGTTCCCGTGTACGCCGAGCCCGGCTCGAAGGACGTGGTGGGCATCGCGAAGCGTGCGCTGGAGCTGGCGAAGACCGAGCGCGACCGCGTGGTCATCTTCGACACCGCCGGCCGGCTGCAGATCGACGAGGAGCTCATGGACGAGCTGCGGCGCCTGAAGGAGGCGCTGCAGCCGCACGAGATCCTGTTCGTGGCCGACGGGATGATCGGGCAGGAATCGGTCAACGTCGCCAAGGGCTTCGACGAGGCGCTCGACGTCACCGGCGTGGTGCTGACCAAGATGGACGGCGACGCCCGCGGCGGCGCCGCGCTCTCCATCTACGGCGTGACCCACAAGCCCATCAAGTTCCTGGGCGTGGGCGAAAAGCTGGACGGGCTGGAGGAGTTCCACCCCGACCGCATGGCCGGCCGCATCCTGCAGCAGGGCGACGTGGTGGCCCTGGTGGAGAAGGCGCAGCGCTCCTTCGACGCCGACGAGGCCGCCAAGCTCGAGCGCAAGGTGATGGGCGCCGGCCGCTTCGACCTGGAGGACTTCCTGGTCGCGCTGCGCCAGTTCCAGAACCTGGGGCCGCTGGAGAACCTGCTGAAGCTGATCCCCGGCGTGAACAGCAAGATGCTGAAGAACGTGAAGGTCGATCCGCAGCGGTTCAAGCACGTCGAGGCCATCATCCTTTCGATGACCCCGCAGGAGCGGAAGCGCCCCGAGATGCTGAACGGCCAGCGCCGCGCCCGCATCGGCCGCGGCTCGGGGCGGCCGGTTTCGGAGATCAACCAGCTTCTGCAGCAGTTCAAGGACATGCAGAAGTTCATGAAGCAGATGAAGGGCATGCAGGGGATGCTGCCGAAGGGCGGCATGCCCAGGCTTCCATTCGGGGGAATGCCCCGGATGTAG
- a CDS encoding type II toxin-antitoxin system RelE/ParE family toxin, whose protein sequence is MLIVETPVFTRQVLAALSDDDYRGLQLALVMNPERGVVIRGSGGLRKVRWGAEGRGKRGGVRTIYSYAPRQQVIVMLFLFAKNEQEDLTPEQLRRLRAVVEHEFETRVPV, encoded by the coding sequence ATGCTCATCGTCGAAACGCCGGTGTTCACGCGGCAGGTGCTGGCCGCCCTTTCCGACGACGACTACCGCGGGCTGCAGCTGGCGCTGGTCATGAACCCCGAGCGCGGCGTGGTCATCCGCGGGTCGGGCGGGCTGCGCAAGGTGCGGTGGGGCGCCGAAGGGCGCGGCAAGCGCGGTGGGGTGCGCACCATCTACTCCTACGCGCCGCGGCAGCAGGTCATCGTCATGCTGTTCCTGTTCGCCAAGAACGAGCAGGAAGATCTCACGCCCGAGCAGCTGCGCCGGCTGCGCGCGGTGGTGGAGCACGAGTTCGAAACGCGGGTGCCGGTCTGA
- a CDS encoding helix-turn-helix domain-containing protein: protein MMKEEMFDELLDSVRQGGAILRGDAQPSRAFEFPEKDGIPDVAAIRERFGVSQARFAEMMGISLGTLRNWEQGRRVPEGPANVLLEVAYKAPDVVRRVVRERRARFGQPLDPAEAADTGGDPEE from the coding sequence ATGATGAAGGAGGAGATGTTCGACGAGCTGCTCGACAGCGTCCGCCAGGGCGGCGCCATCCTGCGCGGCGATGCGCAGCCGTCCCGCGCCTTCGAGTTCCCCGAGAAGGACGGTATCCCCGACGTGGCCGCCATCCGGGAGCGGTTCGGGGTGTCGCAGGCGCGCTTCGCGGAGATGATGGGGATCAGCCTCGGCACGCTTCGCAACTGGGAGCAGGGGCGGCGCGTTCCGGAGGGGCCCGCCAACGTCCTGCTGGAGGTGGCCTACAAGGCTCCCGACGTGGTCCGCCGCGTGGTCCGCGAGCGCCGCGCCCGCTTCGGCCAGCCGCTGGATCCGGCGGAGGCAGCCGATACCGGCGGCGATCCGGAGGAGTGA
- a CDS encoding Dyp-type peroxidase, translating to MSDVSNPAEPGEQPPAPGATQSDAPAGTPLVPLDIAIVSEDEARRGAAAERAARRERVAQALARTPAEDLASAAKDGRTSQSSLLVMPRIKSGHMKDLLELLDRIARPESEDIEVNPIIPFARLRTVHFMRILVHQPSPSKDAPIPVYDGKPQADGPEIPAKLLFSTDFDGPLEAHFDELLREAGPGLDQVFGHCEEWPGHADRRAAHAFFMRHRIASNTFYTGTMHRSVDQIRREAHLRDRVEAFLDAETAKPDFPGDPLEIRRRILAFIGEQEDLKWTAVKPGPYPMPAFPPSMLKQAAIAIVLLVFAALYGVLRWAFGPAAALWGTLGVAAAVAVLAGAAVGYLFWLAAHDPVIVSGDVKEHTADLVRTEDRIVQNEMSSVIYIKRPLWFRGLVLRAVLKFIDLSAKYLSNQGNLAGIPSIHFARWVIVDGGRRLVFFSNFDGSWDNYLGDFIDKSHNGLTAVWSNCVGFPRTTGLFGGGATNEQQFKAYSRDSQIPTQVWYSAYRWLSVSNINNNSRIRLGLYEEMDAPAALEWLRRFADGSQSATSPTAPAEKPVVSPAIEVADVQGLVARSYKKLGEACYVPVYFADPRNPGAARAWVGALAGRVTPASKSSAEVEREGRAVNVGLTFAGVQAMGLDETTLGTFGREFIEGMTGEHRQRVLGDTGPVAPGTWTWGGPHNPTVHAMLFLFAATADGLRALLDEESKHAAAAGATFGAPLGSAMLAGDREHFGFHDGIAQPRIDGLRADADAPGNEPKVPAGEVVLGYPNAYGNMPATPSVPVTDAARKLFPAAPPDPYDTTLGQRLDLGKNGSYVVFRQMEQDVKAFWSFMDQKAGHDAVRRKWLAARMVGRWPNGTPLEDAPDQEPAEFDAAKANAFLYAKDLHGERCPLGSHIRRTNPRDGMGPTPAESLLVADRHRLLRRGRAYGPPLAASYDPADILASDGAGERGLHFICFNTDIGRQFEFVQSTWVNSMKFDGLYSDPDPVIAPHRDPADPATHAEEVSHFTVQRCPVRHRVDRLPRFVTVRGGAYLFMPGIKALGYLSDPR from the coding sequence ATGAGCGACGTTTCCAATCCCGCCGAACCCGGCGAGCAGCCCCCGGCACCCGGCGCCACGCAGTCCGATGCGCCGGCGGGCACGCCCCTCGTTCCGCTCGACATCGCCATCGTCTCGGAAGACGAAGCCCGCCGCGGCGCCGCGGCCGAGCGCGCCGCCCGCCGCGAGCGCGTGGCGCAGGCGCTCGCGCGCACGCCCGCGGAGGACCTCGCGTCGGCGGCGAAGGACGGCCGCACCTCGCAGTCGTCGCTGCTGGTGATGCCGCGCATCAAGTCCGGCCACATGAAGGACCTGCTGGAACTGCTCGACCGCATCGCGCGGCCCGAGAGCGAGGACATCGAGGTCAACCCCATCATCCCGTTCGCGCGGCTGCGCACCGTGCACTTCATGCGCATCCTGGTGCACCAGCCCTCGCCGTCCAAGGACGCGCCGATCCCGGTGTACGACGGAAAGCCGCAGGCCGACGGGCCCGAGATCCCCGCCAAGCTCCTCTTCTCCACCGACTTCGACGGGCCGCTGGAGGCGCACTTCGACGAGCTGCTGCGCGAGGCCGGGCCGGGGCTGGACCAGGTGTTCGGGCACTGCGAGGAGTGGCCGGGGCATGCCGACCGGCGGGCAGCGCACGCCTTCTTCATGCGCCACCGCATCGCCTCCAACACCTTCTACACGGGGACGATGCACCGCTCGGTGGACCAGATCCGCCGCGAGGCGCACCTGCGCGACCGGGTGGAGGCGTTCCTGGACGCCGAGACCGCGAAGCCGGACTTTCCCGGCGACCCGCTGGAGATCCGCAGGCGCATCCTGGCCTTCATCGGCGAGCAGGAGGACCTGAAGTGGACCGCGGTGAAGCCGGGCCCGTACCCCATGCCGGCCTTCCCGCCGTCGATGCTGAAGCAGGCCGCCATCGCGATCGTCCTGCTCGTGTTCGCCGCGCTGTACGGCGTGCTGCGCTGGGCGTTCGGGCCCGCGGCCGCGCTCTGGGGAACGCTCGGCGTCGCCGCCGCCGTCGCCGTGCTGGCCGGCGCCGCGGTGGGGTACCTGTTCTGGCTGGCCGCGCACGACCCGGTGATCGTGAGCGGCGACGTGAAGGAGCACACCGCCGACCTGGTGCGCACCGAGGACCGCATCGTCCAGAACGAGATGAGCTCCGTCATCTACATCAAGCGGCCGCTCTGGTTCAGGGGGCTGGTGCTGCGGGCGGTGCTCAAGTTCATCGACCTCTCGGCGAAGTACCTGAGCAACCAGGGGAACCTGGCCGGCATCCCCTCCATCCACTTCGCGCGGTGGGTGATCGTGGACGGCGGGCGGCGGCTGGTGTTCTTCAGCAACTTCGACGGGAGCTGGGACAACTACCTGGGCGACTTCATCGACAAGTCGCACAACGGGCTGACGGCGGTGTGGAGCAACTGCGTCGGCTTCCCGCGCACCACCGGCCTGTTCGGCGGCGGCGCGACCAACGAGCAGCAGTTCAAGGCGTACTCGCGCGACAGCCAGATCCCCACGCAGGTGTGGTACAGCGCCTACCGCTGGCTGTCGGTGAGCAACATCAACAACAACAGCCGCATCCGGCTGGGGCTGTACGAGGAGATGGACGCGCCCGCCGCGCTGGAGTGGCTGCGCCGCTTCGCCGACGGCTCGCAGAGCGCCACGAGCCCGACGGCGCCGGCGGAGAAGCCGGTCGTCTCCCCGGCCATCGAAGTGGCCGACGTGCAGGGGCTGGTCGCCCGCAGCTACAAGAAGCTGGGCGAGGCCTGCTACGTTCCCGTCTACTTCGCCGACCCGCGGAACCCCGGTGCCGCGCGGGCGTGGGTCGGCGCGCTCGCCGGCCGCGTCACCCCCGCGTCGAAGTCGAGCGCCGAGGTGGAGCGCGAGGGGCGGGCGGTGAACGTGGGGCTCACCTTCGCCGGCGTGCAGGCGATGGGGCTGGACGAGACGACGCTCGGCACCTTCGGCCGCGAGTTCATCGAGGGAATGACGGGCGAGCACCGGCAGCGCGTGCTGGGCGACACGGGCCCGGTGGCGCCGGGAACGTGGACGTGGGGCGGGCCGCACAACCCCACCGTGCATGCCATGCTCTTCCTCTTCGCCGCCACGGCGGACGGGCTGCGCGCGCTGCTGGACGAGGAGTCGAAGCACGCGGCCGCCGCGGGCGCCACCTTCGGCGCGCCGCTGGGGAGCGCGATGCTGGCGGGCGACAGGGAGCATTTCGGCTTTCACGACGGCATCGCGCAGCCGCGCATCGACGGCCTGCGGGCGGACGCTGACGCCCCCGGCAACGAGCCGAAGGTCCCCGCGGGCGAGGTCGTGCTCGGCTATCCCAACGCGTACGGGAACATGCCGGCGACCCCGAGCGTTCCCGTGACCGACGCCGCGCGCAAGCTCTTCCCCGCGGCCCCGCCCGACCCGTACGACACCACGCTCGGCCAGCGGCTGGACCTGGGGAAGAACGGGAGCTACGTGGTGTTCCGGCAGATGGAGCAGGACGTGAAGGCGTTCTGGAGCTTCATGGACCAGAAGGCCGGGCACGACGCCGTGCGCCGGAAGTGGCTGGCCGCGCGGATGGTGGGGCGGTGGCCCAACGGCACGCCGCTGGAGGATGCGCCCGACCAGGAGCCGGCGGAGTTCGACGCCGCGAAGGCGAACGCGTTCCTGTACGCGAAGGACCTGCACGGCGAGCGCTGCCCGCTGGGCTCGCACATCCGCCGCACCAACCCGCGCGACGGAATGGGCCCCACCCCCGCCGAGTCGCTGCTGGTGGCCGACCGCCACCGCCTGCTGCGCCGCGGCCGCGCGTACGGTCCGCCGCTGGCCGCGTCGTACGACCCTGCCGACATCCTGGCAAGCGACGGCGCGGGTGAGCGCGGGCTGCACTTCATCTGCTTCAACACCGACATCGGGCGGCAGTTCGAGTTCGTGCAGAGCACCTGGGTCAACAGCATGAAGTTCGACGGGCTGTACTCCGACCCCGACCCGGTGATCGCGCCGCACCGCGACCCTGCCGACCCGGCCACGCACGCGGAAGAGGTGTCGCACTTCACCGTGCAGCGGTGCCCCGTCCGCCACCGCGTGGACAGGCTTCCGCGCTTCGTCACCGTCCGCGGCGGCGCCTACCTGTTCATGCCCGGCATCAAGGCGCTGGGATACCTGTCGGACCCGCGGTAG
- a CDS encoding GNAT family N-acetyltransferase, whose translation MMLTPPVIETERLVLRMAEVRDAPEIVRYFTGNRAHLAGSRPRMLPDFFTEDFWRSQAHAALSEFRTDRSLRLFMFEKPAGTRVIGNVNFVQFQRGAAYYCTLGYGIAADREGRGMMREALEAGIRYMFAELNMHRIQANYVPWNRRSGGLLRRLGFVVEGYARDYLYLDGQWQDHVLTSLTNPHWHPED comes from the coding sequence ATGATGCTCACGCCCCCGGTGATCGAGACCGAGCGCCTCGTCCTTCGCATGGCCGAGGTGCGCGACGCGCCGGAGATCGTGCGCTACTTCACCGGGAACCGCGCGCACCTGGCCGGCTCGCGGCCGCGGATGCTGCCGGATTTCTTCACCGAGGACTTCTGGCGCTCGCAGGCGCACGCGGCGCTCAGCGAGTTCCGCACCGACCGCTCGCTGCGGCTGTTCATGTTCGAGAAGCCGGCGGGGACGCGGGTGATCGGCAACGTGAACTTCGTGCAGTTCCAGCGCGGCGCGGCGTACTACTGCACGCTCGGCTACGGCATCGCCGCCGACCGCGAGGGGCGCGGGATGATGCGCGAGGCGCTGGAGGCCGGGATCCGCTACATGTTCGCCGAGCTGAACATGCACCGCATCCAGGCCAACTACGTTCCCTGGAACCGCCGCAGCGGCGGCCTCCTGCGCCGCCTGGGCTTCGTTGTGGAGGGCTACGCGCGCGACTACCTGTACCTGGATGGGCAGTGGCAGGACCACGTACTCACCAGCCTCACCAACCCGCACTGGCATCCGGAGGACTGA
- a CDS encoding alpha/beta hydrolase: MRGVRPVQDSASPSLPLPQARWTVRLDLLPVLSLSLLAAGCATISVPENQFFHPGHAALPANARAMAASAGLQIEDVWFRGADSTRLHGLFVRTPGARNTMLYFGGDNFRLATGGAPAALLLRSLGVNGLLVEYRGYGESEGTPTLPLVKDDALRAYDYLAARPDVDRSRIVVHGLSLGSFMAPYVAEQRGAGVLVLEASATSARGWAKDRTPWYRKPFVRVRMSPAMSAEDNVARLRRYRGPLLLVVGANDPVTRPEMSRRLYRASATPPARKRLVVAAGKTHGDAMASPETIAAYRAFLAEMLP; this comes from the coding sequence GTGCGCGGGGTACGGCCGGTGCAGGACAGCGCATCCCCTTCCCTCCCCCTCCCGCAGGCAAGGTGGACCGTGCGCCTCGATCTCCTTCCCGTCCTCTCCCTTTCCCTGCTCGCCGCCGGCTGCGCGACCATCTCCGTCCCCGAGAACCAGTTCTTCCATCCCGGCCACGCCGCGCTCCCCGCCAACGCCCGCGCGATGGCGGCATCCGCCGGGCTGCAGATCGAGGACGTGTGGTTCCGCGGCGCCGACTCTACGCGGCTGCACGGGCTGTTCGTGCGGACGCCGGGGGCGCGCAACACCATGCTGTACTTCGGCGGCGACAACTTCCGGCTGGCCACCGGCGGCGCCCCGGCCGCGCTGCTGCTGCGCTCGCTCGGCGTGAACGGCCTGCTGGTGGAATACCGCGGCTACGGCGAGAGCGAGGGGACGCCCACGCTGCCGCTGGTGAAGGACGACGCGCTGCGGGCGTACGACTACCTGGCCGCGCGCCCGGACGTGGACCGCTCGCGGATCGTGGTGCACGGGCTGTCGCTGGGCAGCTTCATGGCGCCGTACGTGGCCGAGCAGCGCGGCGCGGGCGTGCTGGTGCTGGAGGCCTCGGCGACCTCGGCGCGCGGCTGGGCGAAGGACCGCACGCCGTGGTACCGCAAGCCGTTCGTCCGCGTGCGCATGTCGCCCGCGATGAGCGCCGAGGACAACGTGGCGCGGCTGCGGCGCTACCGCGGTCCGCTGCTGCTGGTGGTGGGCGCCAACGATCCCGTCACCCGGCCGGAGATGTCGCGGCGGCTGTACCGCGCCTCGGCCACGCCGCCCGCGCGCAAGCGGCTGGTCGTGGCCGCGGGGAAGACGCACGGCGACGCGATGGCGAGCCCCGAGACGATCGCCGCCTATCGCGCGTTCCTGGCGGAGATGCTGCCCTAG
- a CDS encoding transcriptional repressor, giving the protein MPTIASVLPEEADAMLRRALEAHGQRFTEQRAAVYRVLRGTCEHPTADEVFTAVRGEIADISLATVYKALETLVSCSLAVKLTYGDDSARYDARTDDHYHSRCLACGVVRDVAAEATEVPHFEVGGGFRVEGYRVEVVGYCPACAGA; this is encoded by the coding sequence ATGCCGACGATCGCGAGCGTCCTCCCGGAAGAAGCGGACGCGATGCTGCGCCGGGCGCTCGAGGCCCACGGCCAGCGCTTCACCGAGCAGCGCGCGGCCGTCTACCGCGTGCTGCGCGGCACCTGCGAGCACCCCACCGCCGACGAGGTCTTCACCGCCGTCCGCGGCGAGATCGCCGACATCTCCCTGGCCACCGTCTACAAGGCGCTGGAAACGCTGGTCAGCTGCAGCCTGGCGGTCAAGCTCACCTACGGCGACGACTCGGCCCGCTACGACGCGCGCACCGACGACCACTACCACTCGCGCTGCCTGGCCTGCGGGGTGGTCCGCGACGTGGCCGCCGAGGCCACCGAGGTGCCGCACTTCGAGGTCGGCGGCGGCTTCCGCGTCGAGGGGTACCGCGTGGAGGTGGTAGGGTACTGCCCGGCGTGCGCGGGGGCCTAG